In Cyprinus carpio isolate SPL01 chromosome A5, ASM1834038v1, whole genome shotgun sequence, the sequence aagttggaggagaaaatgagatggagtttaCGCAGTACCCTACCTTTCTGAACCGGAGTATACAGACCTTTTCAATGTGATTACGTCATGCATGAAGTCGAActagtgcaagacaagcatttgtggttaaaaaagtggttaaaaagtatatatatatatatatataattatataaatatatatatatatatatatatatatatattttttttttttttttttttcttttagaaaatagCCGATTGTTTTGCTAGATAATACTCTTATTCCTCGGTTGGGAATAGAGCCCTTTAAAGCTTCATTGAAACTGTAATTTGACCACGATTGatgtccattatatggagaaaatcctggaatgttttcttcaaaaaccttaatttctttgtaactGAAGACAGAatgacatgaacatcttggatgacataggggtaagtaaattatcagtgaatttttattctggaagtgaactaatcctttaatgaacagaacatttttaGCGTGCCTCCCATCCAGTaaatcacaataagctttgtgcttttttactgaaatgaacaaagattttaaattctgcccattttattacaatattcaaaCACTAAATACCATTTTGGTGCTGTTTAATTTGGAGTGACAGATCACTGTCCCGTTtccagcatgaaataaacatgaatgaacatccgaaggtatgttaaaagaaagagtacaacttaccGAAATCCGtttcctgtctcatgtaatcactcaatctgTTTCAACCGCTCAAAGACGTCAATATAACAGCTTGTAACATTTTAACGTGTCATGTAATTTAtctcatttaaaatcatattaaggttattatgtgagtgtttgtgtgctaGAAAAATCTCTAGAGAgaagcattttgctaaatatatgcaccgtataagatattcattataatttttactgttcttcaatgtttaatttatgtttgaataaatctatcaagttttatgacagccaccatttaaatgtttatatttcaaaaaactaattggagtagaaatatatttatgtaattgtaactttattactATAAAAACTTCACTGATTGGAAATTGAATCGAATCACAAGCTTCTGGatcagaattgaattgaatcgtgAAATTGTGCCAAAACCCAGCCCTATTAAGTAACCTCTCcacctcctctctgtctctcaggtaACAGAGCTGAACGAGGCCCTTTCCAACGAGGAGAGGAACCTGCTGTCTGTGGCCTACAAGAACGTGGTGGGCGCACGCCGTTCCTCCTGGCGCGTCATCTCCAGCATCGAGCAGAAGACCTCCGCTGACGGCAATGAGAAGAAAATCGAGATGGTCCGCGCTTACCGTGAGAAAATCGAGAAGGAGCTGGAGGCCGTGTGCCAAGACGTGCTCAACCTCCTCGACAACTTCTTGATCAAGAACTGCAGCGAAACCCAGCATGAGAGCAAAGTCTTCTACCTGAAGATGAAGGGCGACTACTACCGTTACCTGGCGGAGGTGGCCACGGGTGAAAAGAAAGCCACAGTGGTGGAGTCTTCTGAGAAGGCCTACAGCGAGGCCCATGAGATCAGCAAAGAGCACATGCAGCCTACGCACCCCATCCGTCTGGGTCTGGCGCTCAATTACTCCGTCTTCTACTACGAGATCCAGAACGCACCCGAGCAGGCCTGCCATCTGGCCAAGACGGCTTTCGACGACGCTATCGCCGAACTGGACACCCTGAACGAGGACTCCTACAAAGACTCCACGCTCATCATGCAGCTCCTGCGAGACAACTTGACGCTCTGGACGAGTGATCAACAAGACGACGAGGGAGGCGAAGGCAACAATTAAACATTGAAGAAAAGAGAAGATCTTTGAGACCCTTTTCCTCTCAGCCGTAACATAAAACACGCGTGCTCacacaacaaagaaaaacaaaaaagtataagTTACATGAAAAATTCACAAAAGGGGGCATGATGGAACTGTGTCAGCCATGTTTGCTGATTGCAAAGCAACGCAGTTTTCTTTATTATCCACAAAATTACAATTGAGAGAAATATGCTAGTTATAAAGAACggtatatctaaaaaaaaattaagtagaagcttaaaaagaagaaattaaaccTCTCTTTCTGGGACGTTGACTCAACACTTTGAGGAAGAAGCTTGTCAGTACATAAGTCGTTTCTAAATGACTGAAGGGTTACGCTGAACCCACCGGTATAGGTACTGATCTTGTAGTGAAATACGAAGTGGAGCTGCTTATATTCATTTACATTGTGAGTAAAGAGTACTTTAAAGTGACAAGAGTGGGcttaactgacaaaaaaaaaaaaaaaaaaggtgaaaccTTGAATGTTCTCGCCTCGCAAAAGTAGGTATTTGCAAACAGGCTACACTGGGCGTAAACGGTCGTGTTTTTGTCTGATATACGTTCATAGGGATTCTGAATGGCATCCACTAATGTCTGAAAGTCGTTTACGTCAAACTGGTTATCTGTGCCATTTATGCTACACATCGTTAGTATCCATCTCACCTCGGAACTACACAAAactactgtattacagtaatgttgATTAGGTAAATAACAGTTAAGATTCCCTAGTAAAAATATCACCTTTTCAATCTAAAGCTAAAACCGTTTTCCAAtcgttattattatcattattattattatggatacCGTTTCAAAATTAATCAAGCCTGACCCACACTATACAAGAAAAATTAGATTTGATTTGAGTTGTTCTAAACATTAtcgataaaaaacaaaaacaaatgacggTACAGGCAAGAAATAAAATTTACCAAAAGAAAGAACAAACTAAAATGCTCATTGCTTAGCAGAAAAGCAATGCCCAATCACTTGGTTTGATACACTCAATTAATATTACTGGTACCATAGACtatgttttgttatttagttaatttagtttgaGTTTTTGACAGTACACTGGCATAAAATtgctttggttatttttatttttatttttttattcccatGAAATGCACTTGCCTATTATACTGTTTCTCAGTGTAGGACGATTACAGCTCCAATATTCTTCATTATACAATATTGTGCATGCTAGTGATGTATTTATATACCATAGCTTGactttattaactttaaaaactGTAGATGTTATGTATTCATATGAACAGGAAATGACAAGAATTGAAtctgtttattttctatttattactTTCTATTGGATTGTTTCAAtctgttatgatttttttccttgCTGAAGTACGCTATACCAAAACAGTGTGTGTTTACCATGAATTAATCTGTTATGGATGTTGCTCTAGTGACATGTGATTCTTGTATttggtttttaataaacaaaaaagggagtgaaaagacaaaaaaaagaaaagaacaaaaagagaaaacaccacttctggtgttttttttttgtcagggtaaattataattacattgtgAAACAATTAACGTAgttctttaaaatcattttctgtgCTTTCTTCTGTCAAATTCTACTGTGAGATATTTGAGATTTGCTGTaatatcagtgtttgttttttttcctcagaatctGTTTCTGTAAGAACATGGAACATTACCTAttcttattatttctgtttttctttttcctcgtCTATTGGTATCTTAAATGTAAGTCAAGTAGCGgttgcacaaaataaacataatgataataataatgatacttaaaaaataaaacatgactgtGCTCTTCTAACCAACATTTCAGTGCTGTTGTAGTACGTGACTGAGTCATTTCCTGTTGATATCATCAGAGAAAACATGACGGACTATTCTTAGTAAGTGCAAGTCCAATGTCACTAGTAGTCAGATAATAGTGAACAACATTGTTTGAGCTCATGTTTCCCCTCCCATTTGGTGCCATCCCGTGCCATCTCCTAGATGGCTAAAGGCTGTCTCTGCTAATGCTTTGCTTAATGCTAGCATCTGCCACACAGTTAGAGCCAACAGATCTGCTTTATTTTAAAGTTCATTCGGGTGAAGCTGGtattctttaaagggatagtttacccaaaaaatacCAATTCTGTCATGAATACTCATcaagttcttccaaacctgtatgaatttctttcatctgctgaacacaaaataagatgttgaagaatgttggtaatcttacagtttctggtccccattgacttccatagaatttttttcatacaatgggGACCACaaactggttaccaacattcttcaaaatatcttttgaaaatgataacaaaattttcttttttgatttaattatggCTTTAACCTCATCTTTTACAAAGGTATTGATGAGATGGGTATAGAGCGAGTAAGATAATCACTTTTGTAATGTtaatagggttgcaaaggggctGAAAATTTATGAAATTTTACAGGATTTTTAGGATACTTATGTAAAGTTTCCAGAAATTTTTCACCCCTTTGCAACCACAAATGTTAATATTCATTAAGCGTGCTAATGAAAGCTATGACTATCTAAGAGAGCATTTATACGATGccttttttaactaa encodes:
- the LOC122145141 gene encoding 14-3-3 protein gamma-B, translated to MVDREQLVQKARLAEQAERYDDMAAAMKSVTELNEALSNEERNLLSVAYKNVVGARRSSWRVISSIEQKTSADGNEKKIEMVRAYREKIEKELEAVCQDVLNLLDNFLIKNCSETQHESKVFYLKMKGDYYRYLAEVATGEKKATVVESSEKAYSEAHEISKEHMQPTHPIRLGLALNYSVFYYEIQNAPEQACHLAKTAFDDAIAELDTLNEDSYKDSTLIMQLLRDNLTLWTSDQQDDEGGEGNN